In the Arachis ipaensis cultivar K30076 chromosome B10, Araip1.1, whole genome shotgun sequence genome, one interval contains:
- the LOC107621410 gene encoding uncharacterized protein LOC107621410, which produces MDPQIRRGVSCILYRYSVSVFGGFVQFQTKYVTDEASMQEMFSVFLESRSRISFIELYVEFEQSTADRDIELEDYNSVDEDHADDVMVADVANVANALANQQPFEEPTFMRSLDLEAMHAPEFPQYVNAAELPVMPDGKFTVGMKFNSREAVIKAMKDYTIYRGVDYRVHESEPIIFYAKCTQYGVGCDWLIRVSKMSRKYCWEIRRYNGSQTCTRATISQDHSKLDSNTIAEVIKPLVEVDPSIKVKSVIAEVQSKFNYTISYRKAWLAKQKAVESIFEGWKASYEALPIWFEAMYHKEPSAVVHFETIPVYQGDDLVSNIRVLHRVFWTYYPCIRAFRHCKPLVQVDGTHLYGKYKGCLLVVVSQDGNNNIVPIAFHVVTRDGVGLIFDRHDSIRSAIARSNEAWSPPRAFHMFCIRHIESNFLIKFKAPYLQKFIVNIGLVMNGMEILNENKV; this is translated from the exons ATGGATCCTCAAATACGTAGGGGAGTGTCATGTATTCTGTACAGATATTCTGTATCTGTATTTGGTGGGTTCGttcaatttcaaacaaaatacGTAACCgatgaagcgagcatgcaagaaaTGTTTTCAGTGTTTCTTGAAAGCCGGTCCCGAATATCATTCATCGAACTGTATGTTGAGTTCGAGCAATCTACAGCGGACCgagatattgaattggaagattacaaca GTGTAGACGAAGATCATGCTGACGATGTTATGGTGGCAGATGTGGCGAATGTGGCAAATGCACTAGCAAACCAGCAACCGTTTGAGGAGCCGACTTTCATGCGGTCATTGGATTTGGAGGCCATGCATGCACCGGAGTTTCCTCAATATGTAAATGCAG CAGAGCTTCCCGTTATGCCAGATGGTAAATTTACCGTGGGGATGAAATTCAATTCTAGGGAGGCTGTAATTAAGGCGATGAAAGATTATACTATCTATAGAGGTGTAGATTATCGGGTGCATGAGTCAGAACCGATTATATTCTATGCTAAATGCACTCAGTATGGTGTAGGATGTGATTGGCTGATCAGGGTGAGTAAAATGTCCCGAAAGTACTGCTGGGAGATAAGGAGGTACAATGGTAGTCAAACCTGTACTAGGGCCACCATTTCTCAAGATCATTCGAAGCTGGATTCCAACACAATTGCAGAAGTAATAAAGCCATTGGTAGAAGTTGACCCGTCTATAAAGGTAAAATCAGTGATTGCGGAAGTACAGTCAAAGTTTAACTACACCATAAGTTATCGCAAAGCATGGTTGGCAAAACAGAAGGCAGTGGAGTCAATTTTCGAAGGTTGGAAAGCTTCGTACGAAGCCTTACcgatatggtttgaggccatgtatCACAAGGAGCCATCCGCAGTCGTTCATTTTGAAACAATACCTGTGTATCAGGGAGATGACTTGGTTTCTAATATTCGTGTACTGCACCGAGTCTTCTGGACTTATTACCCTTGTATTAGAGCATTCAGACATTGCAAGCCATTAGTGCAGGTAGACGGAACTCATTTGTATGGAAAATACAAGGGTTGTTTGTTGGTTGTAGTTTCACAAGATGGCAACAACAACATCGTGCCTATTGCATTT CATGTTGTGACACGTGATGGTGTGGGCCTTATCTTCGATCGACATGATTCCATTAGGTCAGCTATTGCTCGTAGTAACGAAGCTTGGTCTCCTCCCAGAGCATTCCACATGTTTTGCATCAGACATATAGAGTCCAACTTTTTGATAAAGTTCAAGGCTCCGTATCTGCAGAAGTTTATCGTCAACATCG GTTTGGTGATGAATGGAATGGagattttgaatgaaaataaggTTTAA